One Hydractinia symbiolongicarpus strain clone_291-10 chromosome 7, HSymV2.1, whole genome shotgun sequence genomic window, aatttattaaaatatacaaataatgccaataaataaatacttgatTTAAACTCGATAAGAATCGATTTTATAACAATCGAAGTCGATATTCTAACACATCATTGATCAAACGAAAACACCTTTCTTTCTTTGTGTGCAGATTCGGGCGAAGCTGGAAACGGCGTCGGTGGTTTACTCGCCGATTTAGATCTACCTGGTATTGGTGTCGGTAATCGATATAAAATCTTGTTACTGTGGCAACGCCGTACAACAGACGTTGACCTTTTAAACGATGACTGCTTCTTGGTCTTTTTTTCGTCGGGTATTTCAATTTCTAGGCTAAGTTTTTGTCGAGTTAATTTCGctttgttatttgttttatcGCTTGTGAAGTGTTCTCCTTCGCTATTGGAGCGAATTATTTTGTTGGGTTGTTCGTTTTCCTCGGTCATTATGTCGTTGCTTCTTTCGAGTAAAATTTCTTGTATACGTTCAAGTACCAACACTCTTTCTTCAACTTGAAATTTCATTTTGATCAggtgaaattattttgattgcTTTATCGACATGAAACGatcatttataacaaaaattaccaCCCTCCATCGGGGTGGTTTCATAACACACTGCGCTTTCTATTACGTCAGTTAGACTCTGTAATGGAGAGTGATTAATAGTATTGTACATTTCTGCATACCTTGTAATATGTTTAATCGCATGTCgcaattattttatttactatCGCATTAGCTTTACTACATATATATGACGTAATTAAGTCAATGAATGCGCAACTTCGTCTCCATGCCTCCTTCTGGTTTAATTCTATAGAGAGGACATGTTATATTTAGTTAGTATTTCCAAGTAAAGTAAATCTTCTGTTTATTTGAACTGGAAACGAGATTGGTAAGCGATCCGTCTTTATCAACACCCACCTAAATCCAATATTTGCCGACATTTCctttgaaataataattgacAAGCTTTGTGAATAACTGCAATTTTTATctataaataagtcaattacTTCACATATTAAGAAACATTTTATTGTTCGATTAGTAGATTTCAATTAGGCGGGAAGATGATGGCAACAATAAAACCTGTATTTAATATATATGGCTACCAAGTTGAAGGTTACAAAGAATTGATTTAAGATTTTTGGAAGTAATGATATGTGTGACGCAAATAATGCCGTGGGTTTATCAAGCTTTATTTTTGTTAACAACTTTATTAGAACTTCTTTATATAGTGATTGAATCTCGTAATGTGTCCCCTTATTAGTACTTTAATCTTGAACCAATCACCTCACCACCTTCAAGCTTGCTTTCTGGTGTCATGACTTGGACGAAGAATTGAGGAGGTTTATTTTTTACTGGTAATCTACGGCTTTGATGCTCGGGACGTATTTCtgtactttttttgtttctatttattaCTTTTCGACAAATCTTATATACCAGATGATAGCTAATTTTCGCGGAAACGTATTCTCGCGAAAGGGTTTTTCGTAAATGTTTCGCAGGTATTAATTTTCGACAAATCTCATATACCAGATGATAGCTAATTTTCGCGGAAACGTATTTTAGCGAAAGGGTTTTTTCGTAAATGTTTCGCAGGTATTACTTTTCGACAAATCTCATATACCAGATGATAGCTAATTTTCGCGGAAACGTATTCTCGCGAAAGGGTTTTTCGTaaaggtattaattttcgcaaatgtaTAAATCGATCATCGATTTTTCTCGaagaaaaatcttcttttttttttttacttaaacaaCTATACAAAAGCACATTTTGTCAGCAAAAAAGGTCAGTGAAAAAGTGACTCCTTGTGACTTCTACGAATTCCAATTTCTGCTGATTTTAATTATTGCTAATTatgttttttgcaatttttttgcttGTTCTTTTTAATGGCTAAAATGCTTTTTATTGAGAGAACAGAAGCATTGGACAGTTTAATCTTACATTCTAAGTTGGAACTGATACTAGAGGCAAAAACTTTCTTAAGCAGAAAGCTTcgcaagataaaaaaattagagaaaTGTTGCGACAAAAAATTCGCGAATTTAATCCTGTAACAAATTTTGCATAAAGATTTTTCGCGTAAatcaaaaatgactttatttGCAAGGAAAAATATTTCAAGAATGGTAACAATTCTCTTTTCTATCGTTTTCTCTTTCGAAGAACCGAGGTATCCGAGGAGTGCTTGTAGcactaaagaaaaataaaaacaccaaaTGTCATTGTAGTCCATGATTAAAAAGAAGAAGCAAATTATAACTTTGGCGTTTTGctgatttataattttaaaagcgAAAAACGCAAAATTTTGACGTTTATGCCCTTATAATATTCAAAACagagtaatttaaatttttttgcatatattttatatactcCGCGTGTAGCTATACCAAAAATTGACCTACATTCAGTCCGTATAAATACAATATTTACCGTTCCTTTTCGCTTCTCGAAAAAAGTCACTAGTTATAGGTATTTCTTGATTTTTGTGAGTATTAATTTTCCCTAATcgtattttaataatatttcgCAGTTACATATTTCGCTAATCAGtctaaaattcgcgaaaataatgCCTAcgaaaatcagtacaattaagctGAATCGATGCGATAATATTTTACATATCATTTGTTTCAACTTTTACGGTTgatgtaaaatttaaattttcaatttttctctCCGACCATTACTATTACTATTTTAGTAGTATATGGGAGTCAAGATAGGTGCTTTTTGACCTTTTTAGCGGCAAAACCGCTGCTAAAAGGTCCCCTCGCAGATACcctaataataattaatataaATTTGACCTGCACATGTTTAAAAATCACCATGCCTTGATAGGATCCTGGCGTGTCAATGGTTTTCTCAGCGGGCAAATATGCCTTCCCCCAAAATTCATGATCTTCAAGGTCAAGTCTCTTTGCCTCGCATTGATCGATAAAGTCCTTGATAGCCTGAAGGCTCGTAAGTGTCCCCGTGGAACTTTTCGTCTTGCTGTACACCACGATTTCCCCGCCACCTCGATGGATCTCTACCACAAATGAGTACACGACCTTGGTGCGCGTGTCGATGTCAGGGGTGGCTTTCCACGTGATCGTCACTGTCAAAGGTTCATTCAGCTTTTGTGTGATCTTCCACGTCTTTATTCTATTTCCATCTTCCATCAGGCGCATGTCATGTCCATCAAATAAGAACTGCAAGTCTTCTACACTGTCGTTCTGATTCTTCTCGCTTGGATACAGGTGCGCGATATCTTCAAGGCCCACGTAGTCTTCTTCTGCAGCATCTTCGACAGTCTTTCTCAAGGCTTGCCCGTAACCAAGTTTCTCCTTGGTCTTGTTGTACAAAACAGAAACAGCCTTACGCACACGCTGCAGCCTCTCTGCAAGTGCATCACGTGTAGCAGCCACTGGAGTTGAAACTGTGTAATATAGCGTCTTTCTGAAGAAACTCATGTCTATTTATTATAAGTACAAAGCTCAACCAGGATCAATTTTTTGTGGACAGAACCAGCGCATTCAGGAAATTACCCTTGTGCAGTCATGCGTGACCTGTTTGACTGCAAACGATATTCGACTCACCTGAGGCCCTCTGAGCAGATAGTTAAAGCCACTTGAGGTAGCTGCAAGGTGCCTCAGTACTGACCCTCTGCGCAGAGGGTCTGAGGGCGCGCTGCGAGGGGACCTTTTTAGCGATGTTTTTACGACCAATTGACCCGCTGCACAGGTACTCGAGATGCGACGGTACTCTTGCTTCAAAGGAGGTGGAGATGCTCTCGAGGATGTTTAAAAAGTGACCTCAAAAGGAGCGTTTTGAGGTGAGGATTGACTATCAAAACCTCGTGAAATTAGGGTATCTGGGAGGGGACCTTTTAGCGGCGGTCTTGCCGCTAAAAAGGTCAAAAGCACCTATCTTGACTCCCATATACTACTATTTTTTTCGCCAtaaattattacattttttaaaaaaaattaacaattatTTTGTACCTCCATTTCATACTAACAGTTACGAGTATGTTTTAAATGTCACAAAATTACTCGGTCAAAAATGACAAACTTTTAGTGACTCTTACTGTCAAAAAGACCGTACGTTCGAAAAATTTTTACCAAAAGCCTATTTTCGTCCCCCTGAGATAAATCGAGTTTTACCCGAAAGATCCAAGGGGGTTAATAATCAATAGTAGTTTTACGGTTTTGTCGCAGATTTTAAATTATTGCGGGTAAAGCATTAATTAGACGAATTGATTATGTGGGTTTTCAGGCTAATTATTCATTACGAATTAAAAAGATTAGCATCACCTTTCGTAATTAATGGTGGTCGAAACTAGATAATGAGGGGGTAACGAGATGAAATGCACGATCGTCAAAAACAAAACGATATAGAAGAGACGgtacaacctcgtctccagagtTTTTTGGTgtattcttattttattttcataatcCTAAACAatgtaaatttttgaaaacattaatTTGTCAAACTTCATTTTTATAAACGCACTTTCTTTTGTAGAATTTGATTAATCCAATTTGTCATTCTAAAACTTTACTTTTTCGCTAATTCTAATTctccaaaaatcaaaattttttaaagccaAACGTTGTTCCTTCTTAATTTCGTGCTATATACTGTCACCAATCGATTCTAGAAGTTGCAGTTATGCACCCGCAATGACAGTTATTAACCCTTAGAACCTGAAAGACATAAGTAGTAAAAGAAAGATTAAAATACGGACATGGTATTATCTAATTTAAAGGAAGAAAACTTtcaaatccaaaaaaatatatgattAAGTGTAATTTTTCGTGGGAAATGATCATTTTAATGATTTCTGCAGGAATTAATTTCGCGATAGGCACAGATGGTAAATTTGATATATGTTCAAGGAGGTTCAAATAgccaacttcgtccccaggggttCTTGCCTTTCAACATCAAAGCCGGACATCAATAAGCGCTAGCGCCTTTCACATCAGACAACaatcctggggacgagaatgtaaAATAGCGTGTAAAGTTATCATAAAATTTACAACCTTAATCCCAggactttttttctctttttgatatatCACCGTCCCGTTAAAAAGAAgacaaaaacgataaaaaaacgACCCAAGACtaagttatttatttacaattattaCACGAAGAATGTTGTTGCATCGTGTGACTGGGTTCACACAAATAGTATGAGTTGCAACTTGGCAAAGACAGAGCTGTTGAAATACACATGGTTTAGACGACGCGCAGTTGTTGTATATATATGATGATTGATAAGAAAGTCGTATATTATTTAATGTGTATTCTATTTCCAAATTTTACGATGTAACAGGTGTAAGCAATAAAAAGGAGATTTTCTTCACCAAAGAAAGTCTAGAATAAAATTCGCAAatagtattttttaatatattttgcgGGGATAAACTTTCGTGATTCTAttcgaaaaaaaataactttctctaTCTAGACTAAACAAAATGTTAGCTATAACAAAGAAGAGCCCATGAAATGAGGTCGAAACATTGCTTATTTAGCGTTCTTGACAAAAGATCTTGATCATCTAATTGAGGCTGCGAATCGATTATTTATAagctgtaaaaagaaaaaatgtgacgcaaaaaatctaaagctaCGTTTTTACCTAAAGAAACATGTTTAATACTTTTGCAAGTACATTTAGTGTCTCACTTTCCTTATCTACTTTTTATTACGATGCTATGCCGAGTATGTGTCATGCTTGTGACTATGTTTTAACAGACGTTATAACCCGTCAAAAAATCCACAGGAATCTCTCCGTCATTTCTggcagctaccattttgtttatGGACAGACGTGCGGCTACAACCGCGTCTTCAAGCCATCTTGAATATTATTGACATCAGAACGGCGATACGACAATACATAAACTCCAATGCCATTAAAACTGCTTATCCTTTGACTTCTGGCTCTCTTCTTTTCACGCTGCtcaagtaatttttttacatcaatGGAGTAGAGCAATTAAAACAACTCGCCGCATTAACTCTTAAACTGGTGACGTCACATTTAGTAACAGCACAGAACTGAGCGTCCTGTGCCAGGTTCATGTTCGTATTGTTGTCAAAAAGGTACAACataccctggggacaaggttcgTACAGCGAACATTAgaacatttattattttacatATTTGCAATTCTACAATTCGGGTCGAAATATGTTGCGATAAAACGCCTTTTTTGAAGCTCGCTAATTGGATGAGCTAATTCTATATAAGAGAGTCGCGCATTTTGAGCATCAGGATGTTCAGATTAAACTTTGGACTTCGGAGCTTAGGTTAAATCAAAACTCttgaaatgtgctaattgttgctgacgtcagcatgcaCATTTTCCCGAGATTCAGGGGCTTTGTGGTCCTCAACGTGGATTAATTTGTCGTGCCGCGTGCTAAAAAAATGCAAACTGGCGAACGCTTTATGTCTGGCCAACTTGTGCGAAAAAGAATCGACTAAGTATTGACCATTAGACACTATTGTCCATATTTGAGAAATTATTGATTGTAGATTATGTGGTATTAAgcagggttttttttatttgaatatatACGTATCTCCATATACGTTTATTTATTCTtccataataatagccgttgtctgtctgGCGGCTAAACCTGGGTCATGCTAAAccacattctcgtccccagagctttttGAGATAAAAAACATGAACGTAGTAAACTACTTTCGAATTTATCTCAaaaagctctggggtcgagaatggctAAACCACGGATGAAATCCTTAgctaaaaatcacaaaaatttatCTTTAAACTTGCTATTTCAGCACGTTATGACTTAGATTTGTTTCGCAGATTGCTTGTTTGATTATCTTGTCTTGATTTCTCTGATTTAAATTTGATTAGCTGTTGCTTGGAGACTTCCGACTCTAATCTCAGCCTATAGAAACACGGTTGCTAGTGAAATAAACGACTcatctttttaacaaaaattttgtaaaaacgaGGCAAAAAGttacttaaaaacaaaaacaaaataagaacaatgaaaagactgaaatttatttatttcctctTTTCTCCTAAAATACAGGAACCATAACAaacatatcttttattttttacatcatTGTAGGTCGCAAAAATTGGAATTTGCTGTAAAATTAGTTAAAATGCTCAAAGATGAAGATAATAAGAACAATCTCAGGCTGAATATGTGAAGGTTAAACTTCCAGGTTCTTATCACAAGCGCACCTTTTTAATGGTTAAAATTAGAACATAGTCAGAACATTCTGTAGCGCCATGACACTAAAAGTGATGCCGGGTATCTCTCTTGATAAAAAAAGAGAGTAAGGGGTAAAAatggtattttttaaattgatggTTGGGAAGGGGGATGAATTCAAGTGCGCAGATTTTTCATTTCacttatttttataattctAGGGGCAGGTGGGGTGGGGTGGGGTGAGGGGGTGGTTTCGAGTGTTATAAATTACAAAGtggtgaattttttaaaatttagtgtTGTTCCAATTTCGTATCCCCTcttcataaatgttttaaaattcacGCTTTTTGTGTTTACCTATTTCGTATTTCTTGACACCTTATGCCTTCCGGATTATTCATGCTCTCTCTCCACCCCTTAAGGATTGACCCATTAACAAAACGTTACATCACGGTATAAAAGTCATTTATAACACAATGGAAGTTTCTCGTCCATTGATGAAAAGCCGAAAGCGTGTGAATGTCCAGAATGAATTAAAGTTTAATCGgttttaaattaataataatatatgaCCATTAAAAGTTTTCGATTGTTAAAAGCTACTTTCGTACAAAAGTGGTTTTACTTAATTTTAATTCTTGCACATTAATTTGCAGCAAACAacctattaaaattaaagaaatatcACATGTAAACATTAGTCGAATATACTTTTGAAATTGAGGTCACACTTAAATTCTGCCTGTCGGGTCCTGTGGGtccattttttctgttttagttGTTGTTGCGTCTCGTATCTCAAAGTGCCGAATAACAGCTGGAGTTAATGACCCAAGGCCTTGCAAGGTGTACACTGCACATTCGCTAATTCGAAGGGCGTTGATTCGAAGGGCGTTGATTCGAAGGGCGTTGATTCGAAGAGCGTTAATTCATTCAATTCATTTAATTAATATCCTCATAACAGTCTTGTCAGTGTGATTAAATTGTCGTTTCTGTCAATAAAACCAAGTTGGTGTCGAAATGCCCTGAATTGTCATACTGTTTTATTAAATCAAGTTATATATACATCTTCCATCAATAaattaaagcctgtaatataaACAACATATTCGATATATTATACAGTTCATGAAGGGGTAGTGGGATCAAGTTGGATTTCACATTTTGACTCGATTGTTAAGAAGTGAGTAGTCTCGAATTTTCATGCAATTTTTCGATTTCTAATTTTGGACTAAcaatgtaagaaaaataaataaattgaactttatatataaatatgaaaTGTCGACAGGGTTCAACCATTGACGCGTTTCCCCTCATTCTGCAAAATAGCGCTTCTATACATGTGTTTTACCGAATAAGAACTGTTTCAAGCACAACtagttagttttaaaaattacaccTTTCTTGTTTAGCAACGCCATGGGCGGATTAAAGAGCGGGTAAATACATTTCAtacttgttataaaaaaatttgtttctttcattaagctaTCACAAAATACTTATGCATCGATATTGTTCCGCACCCGTTCACCGTTGATGTGTTGAAGTTTCTGGTACAAATCTTCTGCGAAATACGTCAGTACGCCGTCATAACTAGGCATGTAATTCAAATCGATGAGACCGTAATTCCCTGTGTTCTCTTCAACTATAATATCAATTCCAAATaaagttaaatcaattttatttgtaattctACAAAGGATTTCTTTTACGATATCTTCGTCTAGTAACGTTTGAACGTTACACTCGCTAACACTCGTGCGAAATTTCATAAATTGCGGATTTTTATCGTGCAAGTCGACATTGTGAACGTTGCGTTTCGAAACTGTCATGCTGTCAAAGTAAACAGTACGCTCAAGCCCAGATTTTAAATTCTTCACCGACGGCCGTTCACAAATATACATCTGTTGCCCGACAGCGGCGACTTTATACAACATGCTACCGTGGTTCACGAATTCTTGAATGACGCATGGCGACATAATGTCACTGACGTTTTTCTCCGAAAATATTATCGACATATCATGCGCTTCGGCATCGCATCTCGTCACTGGTGGTTTAGTTATAATAGGAAAATTGATTCCGCTTTTATTCACCAAATCCATAACATTTTCGGAATTTGTTTTCTCTAAAAGTGCGAACCGCGGTACAAACACTTTGATGCCTTTCATGGTAAACTCACATGCTTTCATGACCTCCATCGAATAAAACCGATCGGCTAAGTTGACAGTTTCTGTGATTGAATCGATCATTTTCGGCTGCGGAACACACGAGCGCACGTAATTCATTAACTTCATCAGCTTTGCATTCCCAACGTCATCGCCTTGGTTGTACCACTCTAAAATCTTGTGAATGATGACATCAAATGGACCTTGATCGTGCAAATTTTTATTCATGTCAATCACCACAAATTGCATGCTTCCGTCATCGCAGATATCCTCCAACAACTTGGGCAGCGTAAGTTTCATACGAGTGTACTCAATGATACATATTCCAACACGGAGCGGAATCATATCTTGGCTTTTTACTTTTCTCACTCCACCCCGGCACAAATGTCTTTAATTATAAAACAATCTTgcctaaaagaaaaatataatctCTCTTCAAAACTCGTTCTCGAAACATAAACCGACCAACCTCGGTATTGTGCATACACTATTTCAAAATTTGATTACATCTTTTGATTCACAATTAAAATCCTTCCCCTTTGAGTATTTACAAAAACCTGCATACATGCTTTTACAATTAACATATTTAGCATCTCTGCAGGAGAGTGAAGCTTAGAGCTACACGCTAAATTTACGTGCTTTTAAAAATAGCAATAAAACtcgattaaaaaaattattaaaacctaCGCTTAACCATCCCCTTCGTACCCAGTCTCTTCAAATAGACAGACAAACATAAGCACACAAACATTCAATAAACGAcatttattttccaaaaaaga contains:
- the LOC130649034 gene encoding inositol-tetrakisphosphate 1-kinase-like translates to MIPLRVGICIIEYTRMKLTLPKLLEDICDDGSMQFVVIDMNKNLHDQGPFDVIIHKILEWYNQGDDVGNAKLMKLMNYVRSCVPQPKMIDSITETVNLADRFYSMEVMKACEFTMKGIKVFVPRFALLEKTNSENVMDLVNKSGINFPIITKPPVTRCDAEAHDMSIIFSEKNVSDIMSPCVIQEFVNHGSMLYKVAAVGQQMYICERPSVKNLKSGLERTVYFDSMTVSKRNVHNVDLHDKNPQFMKFRTSVSECNVQTLLDEDIVKEILCRITNKIDLTLFGIDIIVEENTGNYGLIDLNYMPSYDGVLTYFAEDLYQKLQHINGERVRNNIDA